A stretch of Polypterus senegalus isolate Bchr_013 chromosome 3, ASM1683550v1, whole genome shotgun sequence DNA encodes these proteins:
- the LOC120524823 gene encoding polypeptide N-acetylgalactosaminyltransferase 6-like, which yields MRLLSRRRLGSLKVALVVVFFMVVVVILQRDVGRASGEEPWLSNLANRKEKMLDMMMGAVNNLRDSLQIKAPEQPLVPSAIVEEQRCAPGVYTEAELRPLVERPVQDPSSPGADGRGFKQDSMNAAEQAEKDKGMEKHCFNQYASDRISLHRSLGLDTRPPECIDQKFKRCPPLPTTSVIIVFHNEAWSTLLRTVYSVLHTSPATLLKEIILVDDASTDDHLKARLEEYVKKLQIVRVVRQPERKGLITARLLGARVATAEVLTFLDAHCECFHGWLEPLLGRIAEEPTAVVSPDITTIDLNTFEFSKPVSHGRHHNRGNFDWSLTFGWEGIPEHEKQRRKDETYPIKTPTFAGGLFAISKSYFEHIGTYDDQMEIWGGENVEMSFRVWQCGGQLEIIPCSVVGHVFRTKSPHSFPKGTQVITRNQVRLAEVWMDEYKEIYYRRNSNAAKMAKEKDYGNISARLQLKERLHCKSFSWYLQTVYPEAFVPDLTPTLYGAIRNQGSQVCLDAGEKNHGGKPLIMYGCHGMGGNQYFEYTSHNELRHNIGKELCLHTSKGTLTLELCHLKGPGTKVAAEQLWELQKDSLVKNPASGLCLTVSDGKPAVASCNPADSLQHWTFS from the exons ATGAGGCTGCTGTCCAGGAGGCGTCTTGGGTCTCTCAAAGTGGCCCTGGTGGTGGTGTTCTTCATGGTGGTGGTGGTCATCCTTCAGAGGGACGTTGGCAGGGCCAGCGGCGAGGAGCCGTGGCTGAGCAACCTGGCCAACAGGAAAGAGAAAATGCTGGACATGATGATGGGGGCGGTCAACAACCTGAGGGACTCGCTGCAGATCAAAGCACCCGAGCAGCCACTGGTGCCCTCGGCCATCGTGGAGGAGCAGCGATGCGCGCCTGGCGTCTACACCGAGGCAGAGCTGCGCCCCCTGGTGGAGAGGCCCGTTCAGGATCCCAGCAGCCCCGGCGCGGATGGCAGAGGGTTCAAGCAGGACTCGATGAACGCGGCGGAGCAGGCGGAGAAGGACAAAGGCATGGAGAAGCATTGCTTTAACCAGTACGCCAGTGACCGAATCTCACTGCACCGCAGCCTGGGGCTGGACACCCGGCCACCTGA gtgCATCGATCAGAAGTTCAAGCGCTGCCCTCCGCTACCCACCACTAGCGTCATCATAGTGTTCCACAACGAGGCCTGGTCCACCTTGCTGAGGACCGTCTACAGCGTCCTGCACACGTCTCCGGCCACCCTGCTCAAGGAGATCATCCTGGTGGACGACGCCAGCACAGATG ACCACCTGAAGGCGCGGCTCGAGGAGTATGTGAAGAAGCTGCAGATCGTCCGGGTGGTGCGGCAGCCGGAGAGGAAGGGGTTAATCACGGCCCGCCTGCTGGGGGCGCGCGTGGCCACGGCTGAGGTGCTCACCTTCCTGGATGCCCACT GTGAGTGCTTTCACGGCTGGCTGGAGCCCCTGCTGGGTCGCATTGCTGAGGAGCCCACCGCCGTAGTCAGCCCGGACATCACCACCATCGACCTGAATACCTTCGAGTTCTCCAAGCCTGTCAGCCACGGGCGCCACCACAACCGGGGCAACTTTGACTGGAGTCTGACCTTTGGCTGGGAGGGCATCCCCGAGCATGAGAAGCAGCGGCGCAAAGATGAGACCTACCCCATTAA GACGCCCACCTTCGCTGGGGGCTTATTTGCCATCAGCAAGTCCTACTTTGAGCACATTGGCACATACGATGACCAGATGGAGATCTGGGGGGGTGAAAACGTGGAGATGTCTTTCAGG GTTTGGCAGTGTGGAGGGCAGCTGGAGATCATCCCGTGCTCGGTGGTTGGGCACGTCTTCCGCACCAAAAGCCCCCACAGCTTCCCGAAGGGCACCCAGGTGATCACCCGCAACCAGGTGCGGCTGGCCGAGGTCTGGATGGATGAGTACAAGGAGATCTACTACCGGCGCAACAGCAACGCGGCCAAGATGGCCAAAGAG AAGGACTATGGCAACATCTCGGCCCGTCTGCAGCTTAAGGAGCGGCTGCATTGTAAGAGCTTCAGCTGGTACCTGCAGACCGTGTACCCAGAGGCCTTTGTGCCAGACCTGACGCCCACCCTGTACGGAGCG ATTAGAAACCAAGGAAGCCAAGTGTGTCTGGACGCTGGGGAGAAGAACCATGGGGGCAAACCCCTGATCATGTATGGCTGCCATGGCATGGGGGGTAACCAG TATTTCGAGTACACGTCCCACAACGAGCTGCGTCACAACATCGGCAAGGAGCTGTGCCTCCACACCAGCAAGGGCACCCTCACGCTTGAGCTGTGCCATCTGAAAGGTCCAGGAACCAAAGTGGCAGCCGAACAGCTGTGGGAACTGCAAAAA GACTCCCTGGTGAAGAATCCGGCTTCAGGGCTCTGTCTGACGGTGAGCGATGGGAAGCCAGCCGTGGCATCGTGTAACCCAGCGGACTCGCTTCAGCACTGGACATTCAGTTGA
- the stat2 gene encoding signal transducer and activator of transcription 2 — protein sequence MAQWECVVHLDTVYLQKVDELYSSEAFPMDVRYYLSHWIESQDWEKATQDMSLASVLFHILLENLDNQYSFFSQTEGGFLQQCNIRRFKQNFQAVYQEEPCSLARVICMLLAQEKEIIKEAQLAEKVQMLQMQPSQMELDNQRNVERKFVDLRSRVQEMDQSVKLLEEQQDEFDFRYKIHSQEGDQGNNGMKYLQELLNKLDASRKHCLARMRVLLSEGEALLNFLVNEELRDWRRRQQKACIGAPEDVSLDMLENWFTVEAECLFHLRRFLKKLEELCGKVTYERDPFKVEQPDLQKQADHLLTTLLKSAFVVEKQPIMPQGKGPLVLRTSVQFSVKTRLLVKFPELNHIMKVTAVIDRDVVKEKGYRRFNILGTSSKALTMSETSSSGMVAEFRHLTLKEQKAGGGGKGCGEGTLSVTEELHILSFETHFNLHGLSVDIQASSLPVVIISNSSQQQSAWASILWFNTLCSDPKNLSFFSSPMMATWTQFSDMLSWQFQGNTNRGLNEDQKLMIAHKLFGRQPSYDNCLIPWARFSKENLPDVNFSFWAWIDGILTLVKSYLEDLWNDGYIMGFVSKKREKTLLKGRLAGTFLLRFSESCRDGAITFSWVEHLDNGKANVRSVKPFTKQELSQIPFSEVIHHFQILVAENVPENPLHYLYPDIPKDDAFGKYYAQSNQGEESRMKAYLGTKLIVVCPENTTDVQTPAPADTEHPKEGVQMSASFSAQKPASEGEDLPGWHGHTHSFGVSDQSASFPPADFSFAIDDFGLMPAELLLTDTPGNSIQPSDVLLNDPLMPAPSDFPTLEAGLPHNEPTLLFHDFSEDGTWPLVSEAHGQQAGYSVPPILLQ from the exons ATGGCACAGTGGGAATGTGTGGTGCACCTGGACACAGTCTACCTGCAGAAAGTGGATGAGCTCTACTCCAGCGAGGCCTTCCCCATGGACGTCCGGTACTACCTGTCCCACTGGATCGAAAGCCAAGACTG GGAGAAGGCCACCCAGGATATGTCCCTTGCCAGCGTCCTCTTCCACATTCTGCTCGAGAACCTGGACAATCAGTACAGCTTCTTCAGTCAGACGGAGGGCGGCTTCCTGCAGCAGTGCAACATCCGCAGGTTCAAGCAGAATTTCCAG GCCGTGTACCAGGAAGAGCCCTGCTCATTGGCGCGGGTCATCTGCATGCTTCTCGCTCAGGAGAAGGAGATCATCAAAGAGGCCCAGCTAGCTGAAAAG GTGCAGATGCTGCAGATGCAGCCGAGTCAGATGGAGCTGGACAACCAGAGGAACGTGGAGCGCAAGTTTGTGGACCTAAGGAGCCGCGTGCAG GAGATGGACCAGTCTGTGAAACTGCTGGAGGAGCAGCAGGACGAGTTTGATTTTAGGTACAAGATTCACTCGCAAGAAG GAGACCAGGGGAACAATGGGATGAAGTACCTGCAGGAGCTTCTGAACAAGCTGGATGCTTCACGGAAG CATTGCCTAGCGCGGATGCGGGTGCTGCTGTCCGAAGGCGAGGCCCTGCTGAACTTCCTGGTCAATGAGGAGCTGAGGGACTGGAGGCGCCGGCAGCAGAAGGCCTGCATCGGGGCCCCGGAGGACGTATCTTTGGACATGCTGGAAAACTG GTTCACCGTGGAGGCCGAGTGTCTCTTCCACCTGCGCCGATTCCTGAAGAAGCTGGAGGAGCTGTGCGGGAAGGTGACGTACGAAAGGGACCCCTTCAAGGTGGAGCAGCCTGACCTACAGAAGCAAGCGGACCACCTGCTGACCACACTGCTCAAGAG TGCCTTCGTTGTGGAGAAGCAACCCATCATGCCTCAAGGCAAAGGTCCCCTAGTACTGCGGACCAGCGTCCAGTTCTCAGTGAAGACCAG ACTCCTGGTGAAGTTTCCTGAGCTCAACCACATCATGAAGGTGACAGCGGTGATTGATAG aGACGTTGTCAAGGAGAAGGG GTACCGCAGATTTAACATCCTGGGCACAAGCAGCAAGGCGCTAACCATGAGCGAGACCAGCAGCAGTGGCATGGTAGCCGAATTCCGGCACTTG ACCCTGAAAGAACAGAAGGCGGGTGGTGGGGGTAAAGGATGTGGTGAG GGCACACTAAGTGTCACAGAGGAGCTGCACATCCTCAGCTTTGAGACACACTTCAATCTCCATGGCCTCTCGGTGGATATCCAG GCCTCCTCGTTGCCCGTGGTGATcatttcaaactccagccagcaGCAAAGTGCCTGGGCCTCCATCCTCTGGTTCAACACATTGTGCTCGGACCCCAAG AACTTGTCCTTCTTCTCGAGCCCTATGATGGCCACGTGGACTCAGTTCTCAGACATGCTGAGCTGGCAGTTCCAGGGCAACACCAATCGTGGGCTCAATGAGGACCAGAAGCTAATGATTGCCCACAAACTCTTTG GTCGCCAGCCAAGCTACGACAATTGCCTCATTCCCTGGGCTCGGTTTTCCAAG GAGAATCTGCCCGACGTCAATTTCTCTTTCTGGGCCTGGATTGATGGCATCCTGACCCTGGTCAAGTCGTACCTGGAGGACTTGTGGAATGATGG GTATATCATGGGCTTTGTGAgtaagaagagagagaagacgCTGCTCAAGGGCAGGCTGGCTGGCACCTTCCTGCTGAGGTTCAGTGAAAGCTGCAGAGATGGCGCCATCACCTTCTCCTGGGTGGAGCATCTCGACAACG GGAAGGCCAACGTGCGCTCGGTGAAGCCGTTCACCAAGCAGGAGCTCAGCCAGATCCCCTTCTCCGAGGTCATTCACCACTTCCAGATCCTGGTGGCCGAGAACGTGCCAGAGAACCCGCTCCACTACTTGTACCCCGACATCCCCAAGGATGACGCCTTTGGCAAGTACTACGCCCAGAGCAACCAAG GCGAAGAGTCTCGCATGAAGGCCTACCTGGGCACCAAGCTCATCGTTGTGTGCCCAGA GAACACCACTGATGTGCAGACGCCTGCACCAGCGGACACTGAGCACCCGAAGGAAGGGGTGCAGATGAGCGCCAGCTTCTCTGCCCAAAAGCCAGCTTCTGAAGGTGAGGATCTGCCCGGGTGGCATGGGCACACACACTCCTTCGGGGTGTCTGACCAGTCTGCCAGTTTCCCTCCAGCTGACTTTTCTTTTGCCATCGACGATTTTGGGTTGATGCCCGCTGAGCTCCTGCTGACAGACACCCCAGGGAATAGCATCCAGCCCAGCGACGTGCTGCTCAATGACCCATTGATGCCCGCCCCCAGTGACTTTCCCACCCTGGAAGCAGGTTTGCCGCACAATGAGCCGACGCTGCTATTTCACGACTTTTCCGAGGATGGCACGTGGCCACTGGTTTCCGAGGCACATGGGCAGCAGGCCGGCTACAGTGTGCCACCCATCTTGCTGCAGTAG